The genomic stretch TGGAAGCTCAACCGGTCACATGACACAGCTGAAAATAGGAGAGAAATTGAGTCTTctttgtggatgcagaggcctTGTGAGAACATCGGCCAAGGATCCGTCCTCACATGCTAATAGAGCACTGAAGAACCTTCTATGGCAGCTGAGGAACATTCAATGCACCACAGTTGCATTCACAGCTGTCTCCACTCCAGAGGTTTGTTGTTGTAGACATATTTACAAATGAGGAATTCAGAGATTCCGTAATTAGCTATTTAAAATTGGGGTGTCCAGACGCAGTCATCAGAGGCAGCAATCCAGCCAGGATTTCTGTCCTCCCGGATGGACTAAGCTTTCAAATGGCATCCAAGGAAATACCGAGAAAAGCTGTTTCCTTGGTGAAAATGTTTTCTGCCTGGTGGGAAAGAAAACCCGGCTGTATAACAGCGCTTGAGGAGTGGGTCTGGGCACCCCTGATTTAAACACTACAGAGCTGCAAAGGTGATAAATTATAGTAATATTAACACGGTTAAGTGTGTAATCAAGTTCTTTACTGTAGGACACGGAAGCTCAACATGCTAGCACCTGGAGGGGGACCCGTGTCATTATTTACATCACATTCTAAATGTAAGTGGACAAGAACACAGCAGTAATTACGGGAACGATACACCTATACAAGCACATGTATATATTACATTTTTGACAGTAAATATCTTTAATATTCTAAGCTAATAAAAACAGCGGTTTAAAACAGTAGCTGCAAACTTTACAACCTTTACACATTGGTGGATTTACAGTCCGTACAAACTCTTTCTTCGTATTTCTGGGGCTCTCTGGACCTCAACGTCCTGGGCTGGTAACACTCGAACACGGACAAAAAGGCCATCCTGTAGTTGTTGTTCATCCACCCGTACAGGATGGGGTTGGCGAAGGTCGAGCACATGGCGACGATGTGGAACACGGTGAAAAGCAGCTTGAAGTCCTTCATGGACAACACGGTGCTGTCGATGTCGACGGCCAGCTGGAAGGCGTGAAAGGGCAGCCAGCAGACGGCGaagaccaccaccatcatcagcaacaTCTTGGTGGTCTTCCTCCTGCGCTGGTGGCGGTCATTCCGACCTCCGCGGGTCTTCTTCAGCTTACTCCAGATGCGGGCGTAGGCGACAGAGATGACCGCCAGAGGCAAACCGTACTGAACGAGGAGCGCCGATATGCTGTAGATGCTGGCGTTCACGCTACTTTCTGGCCACTTCTCGGTGCACACCTGAATGGACTCCCCGggcaaaaggtcaaaggtccaATACTCCCTGAAGATGGCCAGCGGGCTCGCCAGCAGAGCGCTGACGGCCCAGGTGAAGACGATGACCACCGTGCACATGTCCTTGGACATCTTCGTCTCCATGTGGTTGACGATGCTCCTGTAGCGGTCCAAGGCGATCACGTTCATGGTGATGGTGGACACGTACACCGCCATGCCTTGAGCGCAGGGCAGCATGAAGCACAACACCTGGCCGAACTTCCACTCGCCGTACAGCGTGTAGATGAGAGTGAAGGGCAAACACAGCATGTTGACCAGCAGGTCGGCCACGGCCAAGTTCACGATGAAGAAGTTGGTGACCGTTCGAAGGTTCTTGAACCTGTAGATGACGTAGATGACCAGCGAgttccccgtgaccccgaacaGAATGATGGTGCTGTACGCCAGGATGAGGATGACCTGGACTCCCACCAGCTTCGTGCTGTCGTCCAGCTCCAGAACGTTGCTGTCGTTGGTCGGATTCGCAGCACCGCAGCAGTTGAAGGGATTCACTTCGGATTGGGAATCGTCACCTCGAGTCTGGTTCTGCTGACGTGCGTCGTCCATGGTCGTCAGCCCCCATAAGCTGTTCAGTGAGGATATCAGCGTCAGCATTACCAAGATGTTCTGTGTGAATTGGGTCGGACAGTTAAAAAGCAGGAACATGTGAAAGATGAGAGAATGTGGAGATGAATCCGATTTTTACAACGGATCATAAACACAACCCAAAATTCATTTCTCTTAGATTAAAGTGAGCTAAAGTTGCACctttaggaaaaaaaagggtaTGTGCCGCGCTCTGCGCGCGTGTCAGTGCGTGAACACGCAAGCATCAATAACTTCTCCTCAAAATGATATTTTAACGATACAAAAAAGCCAGATTCGTTTCAAAAAGACTTCACATTGCAGGTCAGTAATGTCAGATTGCCCTCCACAAGACAAAGAAACCGACTTCAGATCAGTTTTCTAAACATGCGCGGCGTTGACGAGCGTTTTGTTCCTGAAATCGTGACGCGCTTCACTCACCTTAATCCACCAGATGCCTTGATTCCACTCGGGACCTCTGCTTTTACCTGCTCCCCCAGTGCCCACAGTACCCCGAATGTGCCGAATCCCGGCTAAGTGTGCGTCTTCCTTTGCGCGGTGCGCCGGGGCGCCTTTGACATCCAGAGCGCATTAGAGGAAACAGGTTGGAAAGACAACAGAATGGAAAAGGTGCGTTGTGGAATGAAAAGAAAGTAACCCAGCAACACCGTCACGCCGAAGAGTTGCGTCTTTCTTTATTCCCGGCTGAACgctctccaccccccaccccccctccacccaccccccgcTGTGGCACATCTTCGCAACATGTAAACGCATCTGCGTCAATAAAATGTGTGAACACTTTTATCTGTGCTCCACTGCGCGAGGTCTAAAATGATCACTCCAATCATTAAAGGGAAGTAAAACGGACCTTGAACGTATCAGAGGCGCGTTCGGTGTGTATTAGcatattttaatgacattattGATTGTATGAGATAATACTAACCTAAAGATTAATCCTAATGATGAAATCATCTTTAGATGAAACCTAAAGATGAATGCCTAtggtctccctctctctctctctctctctctctctcttttaaaaagctgctgcaTTATTTGCGTTGAAGCAGATTCAGAAATGATTCagaagggtttttttccctcttcatcaTTCACTGCATTTTTTCAATAGATTAAATTTCTCCTTTCTCTACAGGAGTCAGGCAAAAAATGGGTTTTGCTTTTCCATTTCCACAAAGAAACCTGGTTAGGATGAGAGCGGTGCCAGTGgtgagtcagggtcaggctgagtCAGGGAGACAGATGAAGAGGGACAAGAAATGTCACTGCCAGAAAACCAAACGGacaaaaaaggtttaaaacgTCCTCAGCGGTTTGCAGCCATGATGCCGTTCCTTAAatgctcatccagcaggcaCAAAACCTTTAAATTATATAAGCCTCCGATACATAATTTAACTCATTAAGTCCCTTTTTAAATCAAGTCATAGACAGTGAGTGTGACCTTGATCTAACATCAGCCCGCAGggttctcccctccctctgaaTGCTGTTCTTCTAATGGTTTTCCCCCCACCTGCCTCCATCTTTGTCACTCCTGGAACAAACTGATCCCTGATCTGACCTCCTGACTTTGTGTATATGTTCCCAGGTAGCAGCTTCATTCACCTTCTCACCCCAGAGGCAGGTCCCAGGTGTCCCACTGGGATTGGTGTCCAAGATGTATGTCCCACCCTGGCCTTGACACTTTAAGGCCGCGCAAATTGTGGCTTTGTCTGAGCCAGATCCGGGCGGTTGTGTTAGCAAAAACGGCGGAAGATTATTGTCATTCAGCAGATAGCACCAAAAACAAATAGCAAGAAACTTCAATTACAGCTAAAGATTAAGATAGAAAGAATCTGAGTCACACGAGCACGTTTGGTAACATTGATCATCTGGGACTTCAACCCGCTAACGCTAGCACCagtaattaaaaacaacaacctgcgAGGACAAAATAGATGAAGGCGACGGTGTAGAGCGGTGACTGATTATTGATGCTGTTTATCTAAATGGATTTCTAAATACGCCCGAGCAGACGGACACCTGCGGAGGGCTGTTCAGGCATGCACACGGCATTATTGCAGGCTAACAGCACATAAATCACTCTCAACAACAGTCATTATTATGTGACGCTACACATGGTTCTTCCATCAGggaacccccccctcctccttcccaaatcccaccccaccccacccacctcaCTGAACACAATTCTTGACCAACCGTTGCCTGTTCCAAACAAAGACGCAGAGGTCCAGGTCATAGGGACCGACGCTCAGGTCCcctcccagctccagccccCTGAACCCCCTGTTGTGCTTTACACCGTCTCCTTTCCAGTCAATGTGTGCGCCATgttggtggggtgggggggtggggggcaggtaCAGACCCCAGACAGCTTGGATGTTGAACTGAGATCAAACTTGGACCTTCATCAAGAGCAGATGTGATCAGTTAAACAGGATGTTCCCCCTTGAGACAGAGCTTTCCTTTTCCGCTCGGCGAAGATCCAATTAACTCTCACAATCCTCACAGAAAACATGTTCCAGGTTTGATGGGTTTGTTCGGAGATACAGGATGAAGCAGATGTGggattatatataaaaaaaatccgATTTACCTCAGCAAATCCGGACTAAAAGCTGAAAGGCGTCAATTATCGTGGTGCCAAACTCGGTTACTCTTCAATCACAGCAGGGACTCTGCACCTGCACTCTGCTTAATAGAACTGAAGGCAGCAtcactctgcagcagcagaccaGCAGGAATCAATACATCACACATCACGTCTAAGTGCCATGGTTTAGTAACACGGCATTTACACTTAAAGAAAttgtaaaatgttaatttttcCTTCACAATTTTCTCCTTTTGTAATGCAAAACACCCACAGATCAATTTACATCTCTTTTTTCAAAGAGCTCGGCATTCAGAAATAAAGATCTTACCTCAAGGTTCAGTCAGGTTGTCATAGTTGCAGCTACGGTGACTTTTTGCACTTATATCTCTCTTTAGAAGTGGTCTGTTATTTCCATTACCTCATCTTAAGAAATCGCccacatgtgtttttttctttttctgtcatctGTTCACGTCCCATTAGTAAAGATTTCATGAACATCATAGAAGGTCCTTTATACACAGATGAGAAGTGGGTTTTATAAGCTTCAGTCTTTATTCAGGGAAAAATCTGATTTTATGGT from Takifugu flavidus isolate HTHZ2018 chromosome 6, ASM371156v2, whole genome shotgun sequence encodes the following:
- the npy2r gene encoding neuropeptide Y receptor type 2, translated to MDDARQQNQTRGDDSQSEVNPFNCCGAANPTNDSNVLELDDSTKLVGVQVILILAYSTIILFGVTGNSLVIYVIYRFKNLRTVTNFFIVNLAVADLLVNMLCLPFTLIYTLYGEWKFGQVLCFMLPCAQGMAVYVSTITMNVIALDRYRSIVNHMETKMSKDMCTVVIVFTWAVSALLASPLAIFREYWTFDLLPGESIQVCTEKWPESSVNASIYSISALLVQYGLPLAVISVAYARIWSKLKKTRGGRNDRHQRRRKTTKMLLMMVVVFAVCWLPFHAFQLAVDIDSTVLSMKDFKLLFTVFHIVAMCSTFANPILYGWMNNNYRMAFLSVFECYQPRTLRSREPQKYEERVCTDCKSTNV